Genomic segment of Arachis hypogaea cultivar Tifrunner chromosome 16, arahy.Tifrunner.gnm2.J5K5, whole genome shotgun sequence:
atcgATACGATCCAAATAATAATAGATTATAAATGTGTCTTGTTTGCAGATATATGGTTAAAGTTAGAAACTGATTTAACGAgcaaacaaaataacaataaatgtgaaaaaatattttatttatataaaaaattctcaatttaaatatatgaataatattacACATAAAGCAATCATACCTGGATATATGTAACGTATCAAgatatctaatttctaaaccaaaATAAGTATATAATCATATAATAAatgaattcaaataaaacattTACTGTACTCCAAGGGTTTGATATTCAGTTACAAACCTTGATGTTTGTCCAAAGTTGACGGCGTTGTATGGACGCGTCAAGCTCAATTTTGTTGTTAGGACGGGTATTGGGTTTGATATGGAACTCGTTCCTTCTTCATTACTAATCCTActgaaaaatgttaaaaattatcAGATGATTAAAAGAAGGTAAAAATTCAGGTACAGTTAATTTTGTGTAAAATTGATAACGGaaaatattagataaaaatttagtcaaatcagtcaaattatttaacgtttttcaactatcaacttaaCGTGTAAAAGCAGCTATATCCTATTGTTATATGAATCGGAAAACATGCATGAAGTGCAACAATTCAGTTTTACCGATAACAAGGGAGATTGAAggtacaagaaaataaaaactaatcatAAACGaaacaaagaaggaaagaaaactaATACTTGAGTTTTCGGTAAAAATTCTGGCTTAGCTGATGCTATTTGTAATCCTCCTTTAGCAGTGAAACTTTGAAAGGACTTGAAACAAAATTCTTCTTTAAAAATAAACTCTCGTACACAGGAAAGAGAATTAGGGTTTGTttggataaatttttaaaaaatatttttttgagtgatttttttaaattttttataaaaaagtaaaaacaatttttaaaatttttttttattcatcaattatatttaaatctaacagcatcaaaatattttttatttatttttatgtgaaaaatattttttaaaatattttaaaaaaaaaatgtaaatgataacttttttaaaaatatatattttttctagtgtttttatttttatgattaaaatttgttaaacatactaaaattaaaaaaaacttttttattgtaaaaaatatttttttaataatttaatgagaCCCAAACAAATTCttagtctaatttttttatgtcaatttaattttcaaacttatcttattctattttaaataaaataatttaaaagtctATCTTAACTTACTCAAATTTAAAACTCATTTGTAATTTTGAAAGAAATCTCCAACAAATAAACTTTGatgctattttaaatttaaaaaaatccacAGGTGAGACAACAATTAGGTTGATTTATAAGGTTGCAAAACTTACAAGAAAAGCCATTCAGAGTGAGAAGAAATTGTGGAGAATCAAACCAGCCACCGACACTAATAAAACCACATTAAAAGTTAGTTATTGATCGACCATGGCagttaatttaattcaattcaacgGGAATATCAATCATGAATCAATCTTCTCAAACTATAATAAGCTTAGCTTGTAAATCTATTGAGATGGTTTATCATAGAACGTCAATCTTATATCTCCAAAAAGTCATCTAAACACATAATGATGATTAAAttattgtataaaattttttacacaCATCAAAGTTAATTAAATCAACCAATAATGTTGTTTCAGATTTATTAATTACATTTCAATTAAGAGGACTTTAGAtataaacaaagaaagaaagaaactttGATGGGTCATTATATACAAGAAGCTTATAATACGTAGagcagaccaaaaaaaaaaaaaaagaattgaagaaaggaaataaaaaagaaaattagctTTGATTGGGTTATCTAAATATgagattatattaaaaataacggTTACGTTATATTATAAAGTATATATTAGAACTACTTTCATTTTTTCAGTTCCGAGGTTCCTCTTCTTCTAGGTAATTGGTCTGCTTGTTTTGTCTATGGCGAGCTTGTGGTAGATTATATTTGGATATATTTCCGACATATCTGCTGGTATCTATGCGAATAAGTCAGCGTTGTCTCGGAACACTTCTATTAACTTTGCTCTCTCCTCTCCTTCTAATACTCGGCCGATATAGGTAAATTGTTTGGCCTTTGTTATCAGAAGAATCTTCTGGAGTTCGTCTATTGGCTGGGATCTTTCCTGGAAGTCCTCCCTAGGGTCCAATTCCGCGAGGGTCAATACCTCAGATGTGGCGTGAATTGTTTTTGTCCCCTGGTTAGCCCTTGGTTGAATGCTGGTTTTCTTCAGGCTGGCGTTGTAACATTGTCGAATTTGTTGTCGGTCTAAATATACTGTTGCTAATTTGTTGTTTTGTACTTGAAACTTAACACACAAGTGTAATGTAGATACTACCGCTTTGAAGTTATTCAGGGCGGGCCTTCcgaaaataatattataaggacTATAACAGTCAACTATGAGGTATTGGACGTCAATAGTTTTTGCTAATGGGGGGTTGCCCATGGTTGTTTTTAGCCATATGTGTCCTTTTATTGGGACCCTTTCTCCGGAGAATCCAACCAATTCTCCTGATGAGGGTTGCATGGTTTTTTCAGATAGTTGCATTTTTATAAAGGTTGAAAAGAATAATACATCAGCACTACTACCTGGATCCAGAAGGACCTTTCTTACCAATAACTCTCCTGTTTGGATGGAGATCACCACTGGGTCGTCGAGGTTTGGGCCCGTTGAGGGTAGGTCGTCTTGATTAAAGGTTATCTCTGGCTCCGTTGTGTTGTGTTTTGTTGCAGGTATTATTCCTTCGATTGCCAACATTGCTCGATAACTTCTTTTCCGGGCCGAGCTTGTTTCGCCTCCTCCTGCGTATCCTCCTGATATGCAGTTTATAATCCCTCTAGGGGTATCTGTTGTTGtccattttcctttttctttccccGTTGATCATTTTTCTAGCTCTTTTTTGGTTTCCCTACTTTTCCATCCTTTGACACATTTGTCTAGGAGTCCTTGCCGAGCTAGCCTCTCCAACAAGTCTTTGGCTATTACGCATTCGTCTGTTATGTGTCCGTACTTCTGGTGGAAGGCACAGTGCTTGCTTCTATCCATGAATAGTTGATCTTGATAACTTCCTGCTCTAGCAGGAGGTTTGACTATCTTGGCGTTGAGGATCTCCTTGATTATGTTCTCCCTTTTTGTATTGAATCTGGTGTAGGTATCGAACTTTGGTGTGAGCTTGAAGGGTTTCTTTTGCTCTTTCTTGCTCGGCGGTTTGAAtgtcctctcttcttctcttcttgtcGGCTGTTTATCCGTTTTTTGGGCTTCTCGTAGTTCCTCGATCTCCATCTGGCCTGCAGCCCTCTCCCGAAATTTCTCCAACGACTTGGATTTGGTTATTGCAATTGTTTCTCTGAACTTCCCAGGTCTGAGGCCGGTCTTAAGCGCGTGCAGGTGGACTTTGGGGTCCAAATCTGGAATCTCCATGGTGGCCTCGGCAAATCGGGTTAAGTAGTCTTTAAGGCTTTCATGTTGTCCTTGCTTGATCGTCCCGAAGTAGTCTGATCCATGGACGTATATCCTTGAGGCGGCGAAATAGTCAATAAAAGACCTCGCCAAATCCTCGAAGGATGAAATTGATCTTGCAGATAATTTAGAGAACCAAAGTAAAGCAGCACCATCAAGGTAAGTGGGAAAAGATCGACAAAGTATATGTTCATTATTAGCGCTGTTAAAGAACATCATGGACTGAAATTTTTTTATGTGAGCTCGGGAGTCACCAATCCCCTTATAAGGTTCTAGGGAGTTAGGCAACACGAACATCTTCGGCATCTTGAAGTTTGTAATTTCTTCGGAGAAGGGGTTGTCTAGCGTCAACTTTCCCTTTGGCGGGGTGATACTCAAAGGGTCTGAGTTTCCTAGGGCTGAGCTTTTAGAGCTACCTTCCTCGTGCTTTCCTGCATTATTCTGTGTGGAAAGCTCAGCAAGTCTTCGGACTTCTGACTAGAGTTCGGCCATCTGGGCCAGAAGTTTGACTTGGTTGAATGGTTGAGCTCCGTTCTCAGCCATATCTAGAAGGTTGAAATCCCTgcacaaaagaaaagagaaaaaggcaATGTAGGAGAAACAATGGGGTTAGATTAATTCCGGGCCCCAACGGTGGGTGCCAAATGTTCCACTCGTATGCTGCCGAGGTATAGCAACTTCTTCTGCCTGCAGCTGTGCTCGGATGGGAGAGTTATACGTCAGCTGAGTTGGAACACCGTGACGGGAGCATCTGCAAAAAGTTCTCTGACGCTCAAGTAAGAAAGTGAGTTATAAGAAAGCAAGAGAAATAACTTAGAATGAATTCTGTGACCTGTCTCACTCCGAGGGTGGATATGTGTTTATATAGGCGTCTTTTAGTATGTTCGGTTATAGCGTATCTCGGGATTCTCCGTATGTTTCGAAGTTATCCTTAATGATAACGTTCCAAAATGTCAGTTACATTCCGAGCTTTTTTATAGCTCGTCCGGATTTGATGGGTTTGTTGATATTTGATCCTGCTTTATTCCGAGGTATTCGCTTACTGTGCTGGCCGAGGTATTCGTTATGTATCAGgttcaataaaattttattattaaatttgtcatGAACAATTAGCATATTTAAGAGTTAATAACGTTTAATTTcagtatataaataaaattaactatcaaTGATTACTGAgataaaagtttatttttttattcttgagtattgatgattgattgatagaattttaaatttttttaaaagaagaaaattgaGAAGATGAAGTGTTATAAGAaagtttttgttatgtttctCTAATAAAaggaagaagatatgatttaacaATAACGTTGTTAACATCTACGTTACTTATTCTGttaattattcatataaatttaaCGATAAAGTAATATTGaactcatttaaaattttttaaaatataaataaaatatttaaaacgttaaggaccaaattaaaattatatacaaatattaagaactaaaaaaatcctaaacttcaaaaataaaaacgCAATAACCgaaccttttctttcttttctgtatTAACAATAACAAATCAAAGTGATCCAATTCCAAATTACTAattgaaacaaaaacaaaagtgacaaaatcataaaaaaaggcaccaaaacaaaaataaaataaaaccattTTGACTCAAACTCTCACTGCTCAATAGCTCTAAAACGGTCATTGATAACTTTAACAGAGGATAAAATGGTCTCTGTTCCCTCTGTTCGGAAACGACACCGTTTTTTCTCAATTTCTATCGTATCTTGATTAACCCTAATATTCATACTCTCATTTTTCACCTTCATAGTTTTCTTCTCCGTCTTCTACTTCCTCCTATTTAGCTCTAAAAGCAAGCCATGGTGTAACTGCCACGCGTGTCGCATCTACCTTAATATGTCATGAACCACACACTTACCAAATTTCTATAACTGGTACACACCTACCTTCTCCACACTTCACCCACCAGAAGCATCCACCTCTACGTCCTCGATAATAGCATCACCTCTAACCCCAACAACGTCCACCATCCTCAATAACAAGTTCCACAACTAATCTAAGGGCACACATTTCTCTACTCTTCgacaagcaatatagattgttggacattaggacatcataAGAAGATTCTCCTTCAACAttatatgcaaattctcatttggaATGGACTTtgagtgcttcattccttctctCCTAGAGTCAAAGCTGGCAGAAAATTTcgacctcgcatccaagctatcaATACAATGAGTAATGTCGCCTTCGCCACTCATATGAAAACTGAAGCAATTATTGAACATTGGTTCGGAGAAGAAGCTAAAGTAAGCGATCagagtggtggacaatgtggcCATGGAGATGATATagcagaggaggagggagatggcgACGACGAAAACGACAGGTCTTAACAAATCGGACCTGCTATTTAGATTCATGAGATTCATCGAAGACGACAAGTACTTGAGAGACATAGTCATCAAtttcctgagtatgaattagttgacAACAAGTTAAGGAtttttcttcttatgaacattgaaattgtagagtgtgcattgtgtagcTTGAAGTTACAGTGCTAAAATGTTAGAGTTATGCgaggatgatgaaaattgaaaaagaacagTGTCGTTTCCGATTAAAGAGGGTCATGAACCATTTTGTCCCTCGTTAGAATTGCCAAagactattttgtcctccgttagagttGACAGAACAAATGACCTGACTATTAGAAACCAATTGagtgattaattttagttggagacGAACAATGTCATTTTCGATTAAAGAGGGTTAGGACCATTATTTTGTCCCTCATTAGAATTGTCAAAGACCATTTTATTTTTCGTTAGAGTTGATGGAACAAAAGATATA
This window contains:
- the LOC112805986 gene encoding uncharacterized protein translates to MPKMFVLPNSLEPYKGIGDSRAHIKKFQSMMFFNSANNEHILCRSFPTYLDGAALLWFSKLSARSISSFEDLARSFIDYFAASRIYVHGSDYFGTIKQGQHESLKDYLTRFAEATMEIPDLDPKVHLHALKTGLRPGKFRETIAITKSKSLEKFRERAAGQMEIEELREAQKTDKQPTRREEERTFKPPSKKEQKKPFKLTPKFDTYTRFNTKRENIIKEILNAKIVKPPARAGSYQDQLFMDRSKHCAFHQKYGHITDECVIAKDLLERLARQGLLDKCVKGWKSRETKKELEK